In Chryseobacterium viscerum, one DNA window encodes the following:
- the rpmF gene encoding 50S ribosomal protein L32: MAHPKRRQSSTRRDKRRTHYKAVVPQLAKDATTGELHLYHRAHWHEGKLYYRGKVVLEKEVAATEEN, translated from the coding sequence ATGGCACATCCAAAGAGAAGACAGTCGTCCACAAGAAGAGATAAGAGAAGAACTCACTACAAAGCTGTAGTTCCTCAATTAGCTAAAGATGCAACAACAGGAGAGCTTCACCTATACCACAGAGCTCACTGGCATGAAGGAAAACTTTACTACAGAGGTAAAGTAGTATTGGAAAAAGAAGTAGCTGCTACTGAAGAAAACTAA
- a CDS encoding glycosyltransferase family 2 protein, with protein MNISGLIITYNEEKNIQDVLESFDFCDEIVVVDSFSTDKTVEIAKKFPNVKVIQNKFEDFTKQRNLALDSAKNDWVLFLDGDERLTPPLKQEIIDELNKPGQKDAYYFYRKFFFAQKPIHFSGTQSDKNFRLFRKSKARYMAGKKVHETLDVNGTIGILKNKLLHYSVSDYESYRKKMIHYGVLKGKELAAKGKEYNVLMQYLKTAFKFFKAYIMRLGVLDGKEGYQLSYLQSLSVFETYESLKKEQN; from the coding sequence ATGAATATAAGTGGTTTAATCATAACATATAATGAAGAAAAAAATATACAGGATGTCCTTGAGTCTTTTGATTTCTGTGATGAAATAGTAGTGGTAGACTCATTTAGTACGGATAAAACTGTAGAAATTGCAAAGAAATTCCCTAATGTAAAAGTGATTCAAAATAAATTTGAAGACTTTACAAAGCAAAGAAATTTGGCTCTGGATTCAGCAAAAAACGACTGGGTTCTATTTTTGGATGGTGATGAAAGACTTACACCGCCCTTAAAGCAGGAAATTATAGATGAGCTGAATAAACCCGGGCAAAAAGATGCCTATTACTTTTACAGGAAATTCTTTTTTGCTCAGAAACCGATTCATTTTTCAGGAACACAGTCTGATAAAAATTTCAGGCTTTTCAGAAAATCGAAGGCCAGATATATGGCAGGAAAAAAGGTACACGAAACTCTGGATGTCAACGGAACTATTGGGATTTTAAAAAATAAATTATTACATTACTCCGTTTCAGATTATGAATCATATAGAAAAAAAATGATTCATTACGGAGTTTTAAAGGGGAAAGAACTGGCAGCAAAAGGGAAAGAGTACAATGTTTTAATGCAATATCTTAAAACAGCTTTTAAATTCTTTAAAGCCTATATAATGAGACTTGGTGTTTTAGACGGAAAAGAAGGGTATCAGTTATCTTACCTGCAGTCTTTAAGCGTTTTTGAGACCTATGAATCATTAAAAAAAGAGCAAAATTAG
- a CDS encoding riboflavin synthase yields MFTGIIEAVGVIERIEEKGSNIDFTLTCPFTNELKIDQSLAHNGCCLTVVEIKDNQYVVTAINETLEKTNLGKWELGTVVNLERCMKMDGRLDGHIVQGHVDKTGEIVGIENKDGSYFITMKYAHDGNFVTVPQGSITVNGISLTVAKSEDAQFSVAIIPYTWEFTNMKHLKIGDKVNLEFDIIGKYIARLIKK; encoded by the coding sequence ATGTTCACAGGAATTATTGAAGCAGTTGGTGTTATTGAGAGGATTGAAGAAAAAGGAAGCAATATAGATTTTACCTTGACATGCCCCTTTACAAACGAATTAAAAATAGACCAGAGTCTTGCACATAACGGCTGCTGCCTTACAGTTGTTGAAATAAAAGACAATCAATATGTAGTAACCGCCATCAACGAAACATTGGAAAAAACCAATCTTGGAAAATGGGAATTGGGAACCGTGGTGAATCTGGAACGCTGTATGAAGATGGATGGAAGGCTGGATGGACATATCGTTCAGGGACATGTTGATAAAACAGGTGAAATAGTGGGGATTGAAAACAAAGACGGAAGTTATTTCATTACAATGAAATATGCTCATGACGGGAATTTTGTAACGGTGCCTCAGGGATCAATCACGGTAAACGGAATCAGTCTTACGGTGGCAAAAAGTGAAGATGCTCAGTTTTCTGTAGCCATTATTCCTTATACATGGGAATTTACCAATATGAAACATTTAAAAATTGGTGACAAAGTGAACCTGGAATTTGATATCATTGGTAAGTATATTGCTAGGTTAATTAAAAAGTAG
- the pdxA gene encoding 4-hydroxythreonine-4-phosphate dehydrogenase PdxA has product MSPKNHKVRVGISIGDFNGIGPEIIMKSLKDKTITDFFTPVIFGSGKLFTYQKNIFKLNLNFNYINEASQAQAGKLNMLNLTKENVNVELGVPTEESTKMAIDSLEAATEALMKGEIDVLVTAPINKDEMVKMGFKHAGHTGYFEEKFSKKGLMFLVTEDLKVAVSTHHIPIAQVAENISKEKIKKQIRVLNQTLIEDFCIQKPKIAVLGLNPHAGDGGVIGNEEIEIISPAIKELSDNGTLAFGPFPADSFFQPGKYKNFDAVLAMYHDQGLAPFKTLAYEEGVNYTAGLPFIRTSPDHGVAYDIAGKNIADEQSFTEAIFTAIKIFKNRSEYSELMNDRMQPRKMVVDNGIDEDLPEETEG; this is encoded by the coding sequence ATGAGCCCAAAAAACCATAAAGTACGAGTAGGAATTTCAATCGGTGATTTCAACGGCATAGGCCCGGAGATCATTATGAAGTCTCTGAAAGACAAAACCATTACAGATTTTTTCACTCCTGTAATTTTTGGTTCGGGAAAATTATTCACTTATCAGAAAAACATTTTTAAGCTGAATCTTAATTTCAACTATATTAATGAAGCTTCACAGGCTCAGGCAGGGAAACTTAACATGCTTAACCTGACGAAGGAAAACGTTAATGTAGAACTGGGAGTTCCTACAGAAGAGTCTACCAAAATGGCTATTGACTCTTTGGAAGCCGCAACTGAAGCTTTGATGAAAGGAGAGATTGATGTTTTGGTAACCGCTCCAATCAACAAAGATGAAATGGTGAAAATGGGCTTTAAACATGCCGGACATACAGGATACTTTGAAGAGAAATTCAGCAAAAAGGGATTGATGTTCCTTGTAACTGAAGATCTTAAAGTAGCTGTATCCACACACCATATTCCAATTGCACAGGTAGCTGAAAATATTTCCAAGGAAAAAATAAAGAAACAGATCAGAGTTCTGAACCAAACACTTATAGAAGACTTCTGTATTCAAAAGCCTAAAATTGCTGTACTGGGATTAAATCCTCATGCCGGAGATGGCGGTGTTATTGGAAATGAAGAAATTGAAATCATCAGCCCGGCAATTAAAGAACTTTCTGACAACGGAACATTGGCATTCGGTCCTTTCCCGGCAGACAGCTTCTTCCAGCCAGGCAAATACAAAAATTTCGATGCGGTTTTAGCAATGTATCACGACCAGGGATTAGCACCTTTCAAAACATTAGCATATGAAGAAGGTGTAAACTATACAGCAGGACTTCCTTTTATCAGAACTTCTCCGGATCACGGCGTTGCTTATGATATTGCAGGAAAAAATATTGCTGATGAGCAGAGTTTTACGGAAGCAATATTCACTGCAATTAAAATTTTCAAGAACAGAAGTGAATACAGTGAACTTATGAACGACCGCATGCAGCCTAGAAAAATGGTTGTAGACAACGGAATAGATGAGGATCTACCGGAGGAAACTGAAGGATAA
- the accB gene encoding acetyl-CoA carboxylase biotin carboxyl carrier protein has protein sequence MDIKDIQNLIKFVSKAEVSEVKYKTKDFEITIKTPLAGSDAVYAQPAVYHTAPQAVAAPAPAATPAAPAAEKAEAASDDSKYVTIKSPMIGTFYRKPSPDKDVFVNVGDEVSVGKVVCVIEAMKLFNQIESEISGKIVKILVDDATPVEYDQPLFLVDPS, from the coding sequence ATGGACATTAAAGACATACAAAATCTTATTAAGTTTGTATCTAAAGCTGAAGTTTCAGAAGTAAAATACAAGACTAAAGATTTCGAAATCACTATTAAAACTCCATTAGCTGGAAGCGACGCTGTATATGCACAGCCTGCAGTATACCACACTGCACCACAAGCTGTAGCGGCTCCGGCACCTGCTGCAACTCCTGCTGCTCCTGCTGCTGAGAAAGCTGAAGCTGCATCTGATGACAGCAAATATGTAACGATTAAATCTCCAATGATCGGTACTTTCTATAGAAAGCCATCTCCTGATAAAGATGTATTTGTAAATGTAGGTGACGAAGTTTCTGTTGGTAAAGTAGTTTGCGTTATTGAAGCTATGAAGCTATTCAACCAGATTGAATCTGAAATCAGCGGAAAAATAGTTAAAATCTTAGTTGACGATGCTACTCCTGTAGAGTATGACCAACCTTTATTCTTGGTAGATCCATCTTAA
- a CDS encoding polysaccharide deacetylase family protein produces MILYLIPVVLAVFIVIYFRLYLFAFPKNRLVILMYHQVEKESHEDLTVSVKNLEEQFSYLSRKKYTSRFFSELTASTKKNIIITFDDGYRNNLEYLPSLLKKYNLKATIFIPTGFIEKGYKNYPMMSFDEIRSLDRNYFEIALHTHVHENLKDRSLDLIEKDLEKNMSILDAQNIAYSKVLAYPYGKYPNKEEEKSAFFSILRKIGIDFAVRIGNRVNYFPTQHPYELCRVDIKGKDSIIKFKLKLIFGRLKLF; encoded by the coding sequence ATGATTCTGTATCTTATTCCTGTTGTATTAGCGGTATTTATCGTTATATATTTCCGTCTGTACCTATTTGCTTTCCCGAAGAACAGACTGGTTATTCTCATGTACCATCAGGTGGAAAAAGAAAGCCACGAAGATCTTACGGTAAGTGTAAAAAACCTTGAAGAGCAGTTTTCATATCTGAGCCGCAAAAAATACACATCCCGTTTTTTTTCAGAGCTTACTGCTTCTACAAAAAAAAATATCATCATCACCTTTGATGACGGCTACAGAAATAACCTTGAATATCTGCCATCTTTACTGAAAAAATACAATCTGAAGGCTACCATTTTTATCCCCACAGGATTCATAGAAAAAGGATATAAAAATTATCCCATGATGAGCTTTGATGAAATCAGAAGTCTGGACAGAAATTATTTTGAAATTGCCCTTCATACCCATGTCCATGAAAACCTGAAAGACAGATCTCTTGATCTTATAGAAAAAGATCTAGAAAAAAACATGAGCATTCTGGACGCCCAAAATATAGCCTATTCAAAGGTTTTAGCATATCCGTATGGCAAATATCCCAATAAAGAAGAGGAAAAATCTGCTTTTTTTTCTATTTTGAGAAAAATAGGAATTGATTTTGCAGTAAGAATTGGAAATAGAGTTAATTACTTCCCGACTCAGCATCCATACGAACTATGCAGGGTGGATATAAAAGGCAAAGATTCGATAATAAAGTTCAAATTAAAACTTATCTTTGGAAGATTAAAACTATTTTAA
- a CDS encoding glycosyltransferase family 2 protein, translated as MALSLAIITYNEEENIVRLLNSLADTADEIIIVDSFSTDKTKEICTQKYPQIKFFEKKFNGYGEQKNHALNLCSHEWVLFLDADEVPDEDMKRSIVEIVSSESAEFNVYKARFNNHLGIHLIRFGGWGNVCRERLFRKKYARYSDDKVHEFLITDQKSGLLEGRLNHYTYKSIHHHVSKINKYSDMMAEKMYERGQKINRFKIIVSPIFEFIKVFIFKRGFLDGFPGFYIAKTMSYYTFLKYIKLREKIRLVEIEKEKIQ; from the coding sequence ATGGCTCTTTCTTTAGCAATCATTACTTACAATGAAGAAGAGAATATTGTAAGGCTTTTAAATTCTCTGGCAGATACTGCTGATGAAATTATTATTGTCGACAGCTTTTCTACAGATAAGACAAAAGAGATTTGCACTCAAAAATATCCTCAGATAAAATTCTTTGAGAAAAAATTTAACGGGTATGGTGAACAAAAAAACCATGCCCTTAATTTATGTTCTCATGAATGGGTCCTGTTTCTGGATGCTGACGAAGTTCCTGATGAGGACATGAAAAGATCCATAGTGGAAATCGTTTCTTCAGAAAGCGCAGAATTCAATGTGTATAAGGCAAGATTCAACAATCATCTTGGAATTCACCTGATCCGGTTTGGAGGATGGGGAAATGTATGCCGTGAAAGATTGTTCAGAAAAAAATATGCCCGGTATTCTGATGATAAAGTACATGAATTTTTAATTACCGATCAGAAATCCGGTCTTCTGGAAGGAAGACTGAATCATTATACCTACAAAAGTATCCATCATCATGTCTCGAAAATCAATAAATATTCTGATATGATGGCTGAGAAAATGTATGAAAGAGGACAAAAAATCAATAGGTTCAAAATCATTGTAAGCCCTATCTTTGAATTTATCAAGGTATTTATTTTCAAAAGAGGCTTTCTGGACGGGTTTCCCGGGTTTTATATTGCCAAAACGATGTCTTATTACACTTTTTTAAAATATATTAAATTGCGTGAAAAAATAAGACTAGTGGAAATAGAAAAGGAAAAAATACAATAA
- the accC gene encoding acetyl-CoA carboxylase biotin carboxylase subunit — translation MFKKILIANRGEIAMRILRTCKEMGIKTVAVYSTADKDSLHVRFADEAVCIGPAMSKDSYLKIPNIIAAAEITNADAIHPGYGFLSENANFSRICQKNGIKFIGASPEQIEKMGDKANAKATMKAAGVPCVPGSDGLIESYEHAVKVAEETGYPVMIKATAGGGGKGMRAVWKAEDLKDHWESAIQEAVAAFGNGGMYMEKLIEEPRHIEIQVAGDQFGKACHLSERDCSVQRRNQKLTEETPSPFMTDELREKMGDAAVKAAEFIGYEGVGTIEFLVDKHRNFYFMEMNTRIQVEHPITEQVIDYDLIREQILLAAGTPISGINYYPKLHSIECRINAEDPYADFRPSPGKITGLNIPGGHGIRVDTHVYSGYTIPSNYDSMIAKLITTAQTREEAIAKMKRALEEFYIEGVKTTIPFHRQLMDNEDYLAGNYTTKFMEDFVMDRKYDNH, via the coding sequence ATGTTCAAAAAAATATTAATAGCCAATCGTGGCGAAATTGCAATGCGTATTTTACGTACTTGTAAAGAAATGGGGATCAAAACCGTTGCAGTATACTCTACTGCTGATAAAGACAGTCTTCACGTAAGATTTGCTGATGAAGCGGTATGTATTGGCCCTGCAATGAGTAAAGACTCCTATCTTAAAATCCCTAACATTATTGCTGCTGCGGAAATTACCAATGCTGACGCCATTCACCCAGGTTACGGATTCTTATCCGAAAACGCTAACTTCTCAAGAATCTGTCAAAAGAACGGCATCAAATTTATTGGTGCTTCTCCTGAACAGATTGAAAAAATGGGAGATAAAGCGAATGCTAAAGCTACCATGAAAGCTGCAGGTGTACCATGTGTACCAGGTTCTGACGGATTGATCGAATCTTACGAGCACGCTGTAAAAGTAGCTGAAGAAACAGGATATCCTGTAATGATCAAAGCAACTGCCGGTGGTGGTGGAAAAGGGATGAGAGCTGTTTGGAAAGCTGAAGACCTTAAAGACCATTGGGAATCTGCAATTCAGGAAGCTGTAGCTGCCTTCGGAAACGGAGGTATGTATATGGAAAAACTGATTGAAGAACCTAGACACATCGAAATTCAGGTTGCCGGTGACCAATTCGGTAAAGCCTGCCACCTTTCTGAAAGAGACTGTTCTGTACAGAGAAGAAATCAGAAATTAACGGAAGAAACACCTTCTCCTTTTATGACAGATGAACTTCGTGAGAAAATGGGTGACGCTGCTGTAAAAGCTGCTGAATTTATTGGATACGAAGGTGTAGGAACTATCGAATTCCTTGTAGACAAGCACAGAAATTTCTATTTCATGGAAATGAATACAAGAATCCAGGTAGAGCACCCTATTACAGAACAGGTAATTGATTATGACCTGATCAGAGAACAAATTCTTCTTGCTGCGGGAACTCCTATTTCAGGAATCAATTATTACCCTAAATTACACTCAATTGAGTGTAGAATCAACGCAGAAGATCCTTACGCAGACTTCAGACCATCTCCGGGAAAAATCACAGGATTAAACATTCCTGGCGGACACGGAATCAGAGTAGATACTCACGTATATTCAGGATATACAATCCCTTCTAACTACGACTCTATGATTGCTAAGCTTATCACTACGGCTCAAACCCGTGAAGAAGCTATTGCTAAAATGAAACGTGCTCTTGAGGAATTCTATATTGAAGGAGTAAAAACTACCATTCCTTTCCATAGACAACTGATGGATAATGAAGATTATCTTGCAGGAAACTATACTACAAAATTCATGGAAGATTTTGTAATGGATAGAAAATATGATAATCACTAA
- the rocD gene encoding ornithine--oxo-acid transaminase yields the protein MSTAEQTKNSQYFIDLEDKHGAHNYHPLPVVLDRGEGVFVWDVEGKRYYDFLSAYSAVNQGHSHPKIVEALVEQAKKLALTSRAFYNSKLGEYEQKITTLFGFDKVLPMNSGAEAVETAVKLARKWSYEVKGIPENAAKIIVCENNFHGRTTTIVSFSNDPDANQNYGPFTPGFIKIPYNDIAALEDVLSREAGNIAAFLVEPIQGEAGVYVPDENFLKNASELCKKHNVLFIADEVQTGIARTGRLIACHHEEVQPDILILGKALSGGMYPVSAVLANDNIMNVIKPGQHGSTFGGNPIACAVAVAALDVVAEEKLSERAEKLGQLFRAEINKLIEKTDLITKVRGKGLLNAILINDTPESSTAWNLCLQLKENGLLAKPTHGNIIRLAPPLVITEEQLLDCVKILEKTILEYK from the coding sequence ATGTCAACAGCAGAACAAACAAAAAACTCACAGTATTTTATTGACCTAGAAGACAAACATGGAGCACACAATTACCACCCGCTTCCAGTAGTTCTGGACCGTGGAGAAGGCGTTTTCGTTTGGGATGTAGAAGGCAAAAGGTATTATGATTTTCTTTCAGCATATTCTGCTGTGAACCAGGGACACTCTCACCCTAAAATTGTAGAAGCATTGGTAGAGCAGGCAAAAAAACTGGCTTTAACATCAAGAGCGTTCTACAACTCCAAATTGGGAGAATACGAACAAAAAATCACGACTCTTTTCGGATTTGATAAAGTTTTACCTATGAACTCCGGAGCTGAAGCTGTGGAAACAGCAGTAAAACTGGCAAGAAAATGGAGTTATGAAGTAAAAGGAATTCCTGAAAACGCAGCAAAAATAATCGTTTGCGAAAATAATTTCCACGGAAGAACAACAACTATCGTTTCTTTCTCTAATGATCCGGATGCCAACCAAAACTACGGACCTTTCACACCGGGATTTATCAAAATTCCTTACAATGATATTGCAGCCTTAGAAGACGTTCTGAGCAGAGAAGCAGGAAATATTGCAGCATTCCTTGTAGAGCCTATTCAGGGAGAAGCCGGAGTATATGTTCCGGATGAAAACTTCCTTAAAAATGCTTCTGAACTATGTAAAAAACACAACGTTCTTTTCATTGCTGATGAAGTTCAGACGGGTATTGCAAGAACAGGAAGACTGATTGCATGCCACCATGAAGAGGTACAGCCGGATATTTTAATTTTAGGAAAAGCACTTTCCGGAGGAATGTATCCCGTATCAGCTGTTTTAGCGAATGATAACATTATGAATGTAATTAAACCGGGACAACACGGTTCTACATTCGGAGGAAACCCGATTGCCTGTGCAGTAGCAGTGGCAGCATTGGACGTGGTAGCTGAAGAAAAATTATCTGAAAGAGCTGAAAAACTTGGTCAGCTGTTCAGAGCTGAAATTAACAAACTGATCGAAAAGACAGACCTTATTACCAAAGTAAGAGGGAAAGGACTTTTAAATGCAATCCTGATCAACGATACTCCTGAAAGTTCTACCGCATGGAATCTTTGCTTACAGTTAAAAGAAAACGGATTACTGGCAAAGCCTACCCACGGTAATATCATCAGACTGGCACCGCCATTGGTAATTACTGAAGAGCAGTTACTGGATTGCGTAAAGATTCTTGAAAAGACTATTCTTGAGTATAAATAA
- a CDS encoding YceD family protein codes for MDKLRNYDVSFSGLKNGKHEFKFEIDKTFFQLFDTEQEFTNPRIEVNVSLDKHTTFLEFEIKINGLVELVCDITNEDFDYPIENEIKILVNFGEEYDDSNEDVITIPTAEHAFNVAHLIYENVMLSIPMKKVSPNVSDEDLEILDQFSPKEIEETEEEEHESDPRWDALRKLRDNN; via the coding sequence ATGGACAAGTTAAGAAACTATGACGTAAGCTTTTCCGGACTAAAAAACGGAAAACACGAGTTCAAGTTTGAGATAGATAAAACGTTCTTTCAATTATTTGACACTGAGCAGGAATTTACAAATCCTAGAATAGAAGTGAATGTATCACTTGATAAACACACTACTTTTTTAGAATTTGAGATTAAAATTAATGGATTGGTTGAGTTGGTTTGTGATATTACAAATGAAGATTTTGACTATCCTATTGAGAATGAAATCAAGATTTTAGTGAATTTCGGGGAAGAATATGATGACAGCAATGAAGATGTTATTACCATTCCTACTGCAGAGCATGCTTTCAATGTAGCACATTTGATTTATGAAAATGTAATGCTTTCTATCCCTATGAAAAAAGTTTCACCGAATGTAAGTGATGAAGATCTTGAAATTCTAGACCAGTTCAGTCCGAAAGAGATTGAGGAAACAGAAGAGGAAGAACATGAAAGTGATCCTAGATGGGATGCTTTAAGAAAGTTAAGAGACAATAATTAA